One genomic region from Amycolatopsis sp. FBCC-B4732 encodes:
- a CDS encoding LacI family DNA-binding transcriptional regulator, with translation MTNPRGAVTITDVANAAGVSASTVSYVITGKRTISPATRRRVEETIRTLGYRRRTGSPAPVPARAGVLAVAVPVPGEGHLGVAMEFFAAAAGAARAHGFDLLLVTDDTGTAGLHRVTSAALADAVLVLDAGDDDPRVPVLLASGRPAVLVGRQRGPAAVPLDFAPAGRACAAHLAGLGHRSIAHLTPAPPHRIGYLTGFLEAAAHRRLEALSRPCAPEDVPRCLDELRTHHGPTALVVHDEAVLPPLLAELRRRGLRVPEDVSVVAVCSATTANHGWIRPTAVVVPARELGVLAVELAVCRLDGVPTAEPEPVAPPLVLGETTGPPGG, from the coding sequence ATGACGAATCCCCGCGGTGCGGTGACGATCACCGACGTCGCGAACGCGGCCGGGGTCTCGGCGAGCACGGTGTCGTACGTGATCACCGGCAAGCGGACGATCTCCCCGGCGACGCGGCGGCGGGTCGAGGAGACCATCCGGACCCTCGGCTACCGGCGCCGCACCGGCTCCCCCGCCCCGGTCCCGGCCCGGGCCGGCGTGCTCGCGGTCGCGGTCCCGGTGCCGGGCGAGGGCCACCTCGGCGTCGCGATGGAGTTCTTCGCCGCGGCCGCCGGTGCCGCCCGTGCGCACGGCTTCGACCTGCTCCTGGTCACCGACGACACGGGCACGGCGGGCCTGCACCGGGTGACGTCGGCCGCGCTGGCCGACGCGGTGCTCGTGCTGGACGCGGGCGACGACGACCCGCGCGTGCCCGTCCTGCTCGCCTCGGGCCGCCCGGCGGTGCTGGTCGGCCGGCAGCGCGGCCCGGCCGCCGTCCCCCTGGACTTCGCGCCGGCCGGCCGCGCCTGCGCCGCCCACCTCGCGGGCCTCGGCCACCGCTCGATCGCCCACCTCACCCCGGCGCCCCCGCACCGGATCGGCTACCTGACGGGCTTCCTCGAGGCCGCCGCCCACCGCCGGCTGGAAGCGCTTTCTCGGCCGTGCGCACCCGAAGACGTCCCCCGCTGCCTGGACGAGCTGCGCACCCACCACGGCCCGACCGCACTGGTCGTCCACGACGAAGCCGTGCTCCCGCCACTGCTGGCCGAGCTCCGGCGGCGCGGGCTGCGGGTGCCGGAAGACGTGTCGGTCGTGGCGGTCTGCTCCGCCACGACGGCTAACCACGGGTGGATCCGGCCCACGGCGGTGGTGGTCCCGGCCCGCGAACTCGGCGTGCTCGCGGTGGAACTGGCCGTGTGCCGGCTGGACGGCGTGCCCACGGCCGAGCCGGAGCCGGTGGCTCCCCCGCTCGTGCTCGGTGAAACCACCGGCCCGCCCGGGGGTTGA
- a CDS encoding winged helix-turn-helix domain-containing protein has translation MASWTFLSNHAHVLLCVAADPDRTLHDIATRVGITERGVQLILRDLIEEGYLERERVGRRNHYKIHPEGRLRHPLEAHHRVADLVAALGLDEPVR, from the coding sequence ATGGCTTCGTGGACGTTCCTGAGCAACCACGCGCACGTGCTGCTGTGCGTGGCCGCGGATCCCGACCGGACGCTGCACGACATCGCCACCCGGGTGGGCATCACGGAACGCGGGGTTCAGCTCATCCTCCGCGACCTGATCGAGGAGGGCTACCTCGAGCGCGAGCGGGTGGGCCGGCGCAACCACTACAAGATCCACCCGGAAGGCCGGCTGCGCCACCCGCTGGAAGCCCACCACCGGGTGGCCGACCTGGTCGCGGCGCTCGGCCTCGACGAGCCGGTCCGCTGA
- a CDS encoding TerC family protein: MTVPFWAWLAVLGVILAMLAVDLAAHRRAHVVGVREALAWSGVWVTLGLAFGAVVWWVWGAEFAGQYFAGYVIEKSLAVDNVFVFAIIFGYFAVPREHQHRILFYGVLGALVFRAVFIAAGSALIASFAWILYVFGAFLVVTGVRMALHREQEVDYERNIVLRAFRRIVPTTDRRHGARFLVREGGRWVATPLLAVLVLIEVVDVVFAVDSIPAIFAVTQEPFLVFTSNAFAVLGLRAMYFLLADVMHRFVYLKIGLALVLVWVGVKMLLLDVWKIPTALSLGVVAAILATAVGASLLRTRSSA, from the coding sequence ATGACCGTCCCCTTCTGGGCCTGGCTCGCCGTGCTCGGCGTCATCCTGGCGATGCTCGCCGTCGACCTGGCCGCCCACCGCCGCGCGCACGTGGTCGGCGTCCGCGAAGCCCTCGCCTGGTCCGGTGTCTGGGTCACGCTGGGGCTGGCGTTCGGCGCCGTCGTCTGGTGGGTCTGGGGCGCGGAGTTCGCGGGCCAGTACTTCGCCGGCTACGTCATCGAAAAGTCGCTGGCGGTCGACAACGTCTTCGTGTTCGCGATCATCTTCGGGTACTTCGCCGTCCCGCGCGAGCACCAGCACCGCATCCTGTTCTACGGCGTGCTCGGCGCGCTGGTGTTCCGCGCGGTGTTCATCGCGGCGGGCTCGGCGCTGATCGCGAGCTTCGCGTGGATCCTGTACGTCTTCGGCGCTTTCCTGGTGGTCACCGGCGTGCGGATGGCGCTGCACCGCGAGCAGGAGGTCGACTACGAACGCAACATCGTGCTGCGCGCGTTCCGCCGGATCGTCCCCACCACGGACCGGCGGCACGGCGCCCGGTTCCTGGTGCGCGAAGGCGGTCGCTGGGTGGCGACGCCGCTGCTCGCCGTCCTGGTCCTGATCGAGGTCGTCGACGTCGTCTTCGCGGTCGACTCGATCCCGGCGATCTTCGCGGTGACGCAGGAGCCGTTCCTCGTGTTCACGTCGAACGCCTTCGCGGTGCTCGGCCTGCGGGCGATGTACTTCCTGCTGGCCGACGTCATGCACCGGTTCGTGTACCTCAAGATCGGGCTGGCGCTGGTGCTGGTCTGGGTGGGCGTGAAGATGCTGCTGCTGGACGTCTGGAAGATCCCGACGGCGCTGTCGCTGGGCGTGGTGGCCGCGATCCTCGCCACGGCGGTGGGCGCCAGCCTGCTGCGGACCCGCTCTTCGGCGTAA
- the fdh gene encoding formate dehydrogenase, producing MGPRQWLESWPVYRQLTGTDPLGRGKAAESARSEALAPRTANADRVAKSVCPYCAVGCGQQVFVKDEKVVQIEGDPDSPISRGRLCPKGSASKQLVTGPQREQKVRYRAPYATEWTDLDLDTALDMVADRVLDARRKGWQDTDEHGAPLRRTMGIASLGGATLDNEENYLIKKLFTALGAIQIENQARIUHSATVPGLGTSFGRGGATDYQQNLQNADCVVIMGSNMAEAHPVGFQWVMEAKARGAQVLHIDPRFTRTSALADAHVPLRAGTDIAFLGGVINHILSNDLDFREYVVAYTNASFLVHEDYRDTEDLDGLFSGYDEAKAAYDPATWRYESIRPRDTGHGKETSAPDQHGSGGPVVEGGSEEIAADPTLQHPRCVFQILKRHFARYTPEMVEATCGTPKELFRRVCDAWTSNSGRERTAALVYSVGWTQHSVGAQYIRAGSIIQLLLGNIGRPGGGVFALRGHASIQGSTDIPTLFNLLPGYLPMPTPEQRTLDDYLESVTGDKQKGFWRNADAYTVSLLKEYWGEKATADNDFCYGYLPRINGDHGTYRTVMDMVDGKVSGYFLLGQNPAVGSAHGRLQRLGMANLDWLVVRDLTMIESATFWKDAPEIETGEITPETCRTEVFFFPAASHVEKEGTFTQTQRMLQWREKAVEPAGDQRSELWFFYHLGRKLRERLAGSADERDRPLLDLAWDYAVHGDEPSAEDVLRRINGQDLTTGEELGGYLELKADGTTSSGCWIYCGVYADGVNQAARRKSRFEQDHTALEWGWVWPLNRRVLYNRASADPQGRPWSERKALVWWDAEAGEWTGHDVPDFEKTKPPGHVPPPGAVGPAALRGDDPFIMQADGKAWLFAPSGLADGPLPTHYEPHESPFRNPFYAQQGNPARKVYGRGDNPSNPSPPEAHGEVFPFVFTAARLTEHHTAGGMSRTLPYLSELQPDLFVEVSPELAELRGLVHLGWAHVVTSRAAVEARVFVTDRLRPLRVQDRVVHQVWMPYHWGGAGLVPGDVVNDLFGVVLDPNVFIQESKVATCDVRPGKRPRGAALTAYLAEYRERAGITPETGTRVSTAHETRHVEPGHEEDAT from the coding sequence ATGGGACCACGGCAATGGCTCGAATCCTGGCCCGTGTACCGCCAGCTCACCGGCACCGATCCGCTCGGCCGGGGCAAGGCCGCCGAGTCCGCGCGGTCCGAAGCGCTCGCCCCGCGCACCGCGAACGCCGATCGGGTGGCCAAGTCCGTCTGTCCCTACTGCGCCGTCGGGTGCGGGCAACAGGTCTTCGTCAAGGACGAAAAAGTCGTCCAGATCGAAGGCGACCCCGACAGCCCCATCTCGCGGGGGCGGCTCTGCCCGAAGGGGTCGGCCAGCAAGCAGCTGGTCACCGGGCCGCAGCGGGAACAAAAGGTCCGATACCGCGCGCCCTACGCCACCGAGTGGACCGATCTCGACCTCGACACCGCGCTCGACATGGTCGCCGACCGGGTGCTCGATGCCCGGCGCAAGGGCTGGCAGGACACCGACGAACACGGGGCGCCGCTGCGGCGGACCATGGGCATCGCCAGTCTCGGCGGCGCCACCCTCGACAACGAAGAGAACTACCTGATCAAGAAGCTCTTCACCGCACTCGGCGCGATCCAGATCGAAAACCAGGCGCGTATTTGACACTCCGCCACCGTTCCCGGTCTGGGGACTTCCTTCGGTCGCGGTGGCGCGACGGACTACCAGCAGAACCTGCAGAACGCCGACTGCGTCGTCATCATGGGCTCGAACATGGCCGAGGCGCACCCGGTGGGGTTCCAGTGGGTGATGGAAGCGAAAGCCCGCGGTGCCCAGGTGCTGCACATCGATCCGCGCTTCACGCGGACGAGCGCGCTCGCCGACGCCCACGTGCCGTTGCGGGCGGGGACGGACATCGCCTTCCTCGGCGGCGTCATCAACCACATCCTGAGCAACGACCTGGACTTCCGCGAGTACGTCGTCGCCTACACCAACGCCTCCTTCCTGGTGCACGAGGACTACCGGGACACCGAAGACCTCGACGGCCTCTTCAGCGGCTACGACGAAGCCAAAGCCGCCTACGACCCGGCGACCTGGCGCTACGAGAGCATCCGGCCGCGGGACACCGGGCACGGGAAGGAGACGTCGGCGCCGGACCAGCACGGCTCCGGCGGGCCGGTGGTGGAAGGCGGCAGCGAGGAGATCGCCGCCGACCCGACGCTGCAGCACCCGCGGTGCGTGTTCCAGATCCTCAAGCGCCACTTCGCCCGCTACACCCCGGAAATGGTCGAAGCGACCTGCGGGACGCCGAAGGAGCTCTTCCGGCGGGTCTGCGACGCCTGGACGAGCAACTCCGGCCGCGAACGCACCGCCGCGCTCGTCTACAGCGTCGGCTGGACCCAGCACAGCGTCGGCGCGCAGTACATCCGCGCGGGCTCGATCATCCAGCTGCTGCTGGGCAACATCGGGCGGCCCGGCGGCGGCGTGTTCGCGCTGCGCGGGCACGCCAGCATCCAGGGCTCGACCGACATCCCGACGCTGTTCAACCTGCTGCCCGGCTACCTGCCGATGCCGACGCCCGAACAGCGCACGCTCGACGATTACCTCGAGAGCGTCACCGGTGACAAGCAGAAGGGCTTCTGGCGCAACGCCGACGCCTACACCGTGTCGCTGCTCAAAGAGTACTGGGGCGAAAAAGCCACCGCGGACAACGACTTCTGCTACGGCTACCTGCCGCGGATCAACGGTGACCACGGCACCTACCGCACGGTCATGGACATGGTCGACGGCAAGGTGTCCGGCTACTTCCTGCTCGGGCAGAACCCGGCCGTGGGGTCCGCGCACGGCCGGCTGCAGCGGCTCGGCATGGCCAACCTCGACTGGCTGGTCGTGCGCGACCTGACGATGATCGAGAGCGCCACCTTCTGGAAGGACGCTCCGGAGATCGAGACCGGCGAGATCACGCCGGAGACGTGCCGCACCGAGGTGTTCTTCTTCCCCGCTGCCTCGCACGTCGAGAAGGAAGGGACCTTCACCCAGACCCAGCGCATGCTGCAGTGGCGCGAAAAGGCCGTCGAACCGGCCGGGGACCAGCGTTCGGAGCTGTGGTTCTTCTACCACCTGGGCCGCAAGCTACGGGAACGGCTGGCCGGGTCCGCCGACGAGCGCGACCGGCCGCTGCTCGACCTCGCCTGGGACTACGCGGTGCACGGCGACGAGCCGTCGGCCGAGGACGTGCTGCGGCGGATCAACGGCCAGGACTTGACCACCGGCGAGGAACTCGGCGGCTACCTCGAGCTCAAGGCCGACGGCACCACCTCCAGCGGCTGCTGGATCTACTGCGGGGTCTACGCCGACGGCGTCAACCAGGCCGCGCGCCGCAAGTCCCGGTTCGAGCAGGACCACACCGCGCTCGAATGGGGCTGGGTCTGGCCGCTGAACCGGCGGGTGCTCTACAACCGCGCGTCGGCGGACCCGCAGGGCCGGCCGTGGAGCGAGCGCAAGGCGCTGGTGTGGTGGGACGCCGAGGCCGGCGAATGGACCGGGCACGACGTCCCCGACTTCGAGAAGACCAAGCCGCCCGGCCACGTCCCACCGCCCGGCGCGGTGGGCCCGGCCGCGCTGCGCGGCGACGACCCGTTCATCATGCAGGCCGACGGGAAGGCGTGGCTGTTCGCGCCGTCCGGGCTGGCCGACGGCCCGCTGCCGACGCACTACGAGCCGCACGAGTCGCCGTTCCGCAACCCCTTCTACGCCCAGCAGGGCAACCCGGCGCGGAAGGTCTACGGCCGCGGCGACAACCCGTCGAACCCGTCGCCGCCCGAGGCGCACGGCGAGGTGTTCCCGTTCGTCTTCACCGCCGCGCGGCTGACCGAGCACCACACCGCGGGCGGGATGAGCCGGACCCTGCCGTACCTGTCGGAGCTGCAGCCGGACCTGTTCGTCGAGGTCTCCCCCGAGCTGGCGGAGCTGCGCGGGCTGGTGCACCTGGGCTGGGCGCACGTCGTCACCTCGCGGGCGGCCGTCGAGGCGCGCGTCTTCGTGACCGACCGGCTGCGGCCGCTGCGGGTGCAGGACCGGGTCGTGCACCAGGTGTGGATGCCCTACCACTGGGGCGGCGCCGGCCTGGTGCCCGGCGACGTCGTGAACGACCTGTTCGGCGTCGTGCTGGACCCGAACGTGTTCATCCAGGAGAGCAAGGTCGCCACCTGCGACGTCCGGCCCGGCAAGCGGCCGCGCGGCGCCGCGCTCACCGCGTACCTCGCCGAATACCGGGAGCGCGCCGGGATCACGCCGGAAACGGGTACCCGGGTGTCGACGGCGCACGAGACCCGGCACGTCGAACCCGGCCACGAGGAGGACGCGACATGA
- a CDS encoding MFS transporter: MVVALGVAWILDGLEITVAGAVADTLTSPETLHMSSTAVGLLATIYLAGEVVGALFFGSLSDKLGRRNLFMLTLAVYLVGSGLTALTLGNGAGWVVFLYATRFVAGMGIGGEYAAINSAIDELIPARYRGRVDIAVNGTYWAGAVLGTVGTYSLLNQVDLSLGWRLGFLIGPVLGLVILLVRRHLPESPRWQIMHGRAEAAEESIAQIEHEVEHAGKDLPPVDEKRAIEVTPAEQIGYVALDRVLFREYPSRAVLGASLMISQSFLYNAIFFTYTLVLGKFYGVSSAATPIYLIAFAVGNLVGPFTIGHLFDTLGRRRMISGTYVVSGVLLAVTAVLFYAGALNAITQTIAWCVIFFFASAGASAGYLTVSEIFPLEVRSKAITVFFAIAQCFGALGPVIYGALIGAGDHPVRLFIGYLLGAAVMVAGGVIARFLAVDAEGKSLEDVAQPLAVAGRRGRTRAEGASSPFST, encoded by the coding sequence ATGGTCGTCGCGCTCGGGGTGGCGTGGATCCTCGACGGCCTCGAGATCACGGTGGCCGGCGCGGTCGCCGACACGCTGACGAGTCCCGAGACGCTGCACATGTCGTCGACGGCGGTCGGGCTCCTGGCGACGATCTACCTGGCCGGCGAGGTGGTCGGGGCGCTGTTCTTCGGCAGTCTTTCCGACAAGCTGGGCCGCCGGAACCTGTTCATGCTCACCCTCGCCGTCTACCTGGTCGGCAGCGGCCTGACCGCGCTGACCCTCGGCAACGGCGCGGGCTGGGTGGTCTTCCTGTACGCCACCCGGTTCGTCGCCGGCATGGGGATCGGCGGCGAGTACGCGGCGATCAACTCCGCCATCGACGAACTGATCCCGGCCCGCTACCGGGGCCGGGTCGACATCGCCGTCAACGGGACGTACTGGGCCGGCGCCGTGCTCGGGACGGTCGGCACGTACAGCCTGCTCAACCAGGTGGACCTGTCCCTCGGCTGGCGGCTCGGCTTCCTGATCGGCCCGGTGCTCGGGCTGGTGATCCTGCTGGTGCGCCGCCACCTGCCGGAAAGCCCGCGCTGGCAGATCATGCACGGCCGGGCCGAGGCCGCGGAGGAGTCGATCGCGCAGATCGAGCACGAGGTCGAGCACGCGGGCAAGGACCTGCCGCCGGTCGACGAGAAGAGGGCGATCGAGGTGACGCCGGCCGAGCAGATCGGCTACGTGGCGCTGGACAGGGTGCTGTTCCGCGAGTACCCGTCCCGGGCGGTGCTGGGCGCGTCGCTGATGATCAGCCAGTCGTTCCTGTACAACGCGATCTTCTTCACCTACACCCTGGTGCTGGGCAAGTTCTACGGCGTGTCCTCGGCGGCCACGCCGATTTACCTGATCGCGTTCGCGGTGGGCAACCTGGTCGGCCCGTTCACGATCGGCCACCTGTTCGACACCCTCGGCCGGCGCCGGATGATCTCGGGGACGTACGTCGTGTCGGGCGTACTGCTGGCCGTGACGGCGGTGCTGTTCTACGCGGGGGCGTTGAACGCGATCACGCAGACGATCGCGTGGTGCGTGATCTTCTTCTTCGCCTCGGCCGGCGCGAGCGCGGGGTATTTGACGGTGAGCGAGATCTTTCCCCTGGAGGTCCGTTCGAAGGCGATCACGGTGTTCTTCGCGATCGCGCAGTGTTTCGGCGCCTTGGGCCCGGTCATTTACGGCGCGCTCATCGGTGCCGGCGACCATCCGGTCCGGTTGTTCATCGGGTACCTGCTGGGCGCCGCGGTGATGGTGGCCGGCGGGGTGATCGCGCGGTTCCTGGCGGTGGATGCGGAGGGGAAGTCGCTGGAGGACGTCGCGCAGCCGCTGGCCGTGGCTGGACGGCGGGGACGGACCCGGGCGGAGGGGGCCTCGTCGCCGTTCTCGACTTGA
- the nrfD gene encoding NrfD/PsrC family molybdoenzyme membrane anchor subunit, translating to MSPRKSRRSREELMVPDAEFRSYYGRPVLKPPVWEWKVPAYLFTGGLAAGTSLLAAGADLTGRPRLRRVGRTGSMAALLASVYLLVADLGRPERFHHMLRVAKPTSPMSVGTWILSAFGPGMGVAAAAEVLPAGRWPGKLASAVARPAGLASAVIAPAVASYTAVLLSQTAVPAWHEAHPQLPFVFTGSAAASSGGFAMVLVPVEEAGPARALAAMGAVTELVASKVLEQRLGPTAEAYTTGKAHRLRKWSERLTAAGLLGTLVGHRSRAVSVAAGAALFAGSALQRFGVFEAGVESTKDPKYVVVPQRRRAEAASSRP from the coding sequence ATGAGTCCCCGCAAGTCCCGCCGCTCCCGCGAAGAGCTGATGGTGCCCGACGCCGAGTTCCGGTCCTACTACGGGCGGCCGGTGCTCAAACCGCCGGTGTGGGAGTGGAAGGTGCCGGCGTACCTGTTCACCGGCGGGCTCGCGGCGGGCACGTCGCTGCTGGCCGCCGGCGCCGACCTGACCGGGCGGCCGCGGCTGCGCCGGGTGGGCCGCACCGGGTCGATGGCGGCGCTGCTGGCCAGCGTCTACCTGCTGGTCGCCGACCTCGGCCGGCCCGAGCGGTTCCACCACATGCTGCGCGTCGCGAAACCGACGTCCCCGATGAGCGTGGGCACGTGGATCCTCAGCGCGTTCGGGCCCGGGATGGGGGTCGCGGCGGCCGCCGAGGTGCTGCCCGCCGGGCGGTGGCCGGGCAAGCTCGCGAGCGCGGTGGCCCGCCCGGCCGGGCTCGCGTCGGCGGTCATCGCCCCCGCCGTCGCGTCCTACACGGCGGTGCTGCTGTCCCAGACGGCGGTCCCGGCCTGGCACGAAGCCCACCCGCAGCTGCCGTTCGTCTTCACCGGCTCGGCGGCGGCGAGCTCCGGCGGCTTCGCGATGGTGCTGGTCCCGGTCGAGGAAGCGGGCCCGGCCCGCGCGCTGGCCGCGATGGGCGCGGTGACCGAGCTGGTGGCGTCGAAGGTGCTGGAACAGCGCCTCGGCCCGACAGCGGAGGCGTACACCACGGGCAAGGCGCACCGGCTGCGGAAGTGGTCCGAGCGGCTGACCGCGGCGGGCCTGCTGGGCACGCTCGTCGGCCACCGCAGCCGCGCGGTGTCGGTGGCCGCCGGCGCGGCGCTGTTCGCGGGGAGCGCGCTGCAGCGGTTCGGGGTGTTCGAGGCGGGCGTCGAGTCCACGAAGGACCCCAAGTACGTGGTCGTGCCCCAGCGCCGGCGCGCCGAAGCAGCCTCGTCCCGGCCATGA
- a CDS encoding SDR family NAD(P)-dependent oxidoreductase: MNAKAALVTGATQGLGLALVEGLAQRLSPADTVYLTGRDAARVGQAVEAMPAGGAEIRGEVLDVADPEAAARLARRLRERHGGVDVVIGNAVMRVGPDDDPREIVAEYAEVNNFGTTRLLRAFAPLLRDDGRFLVVASSFGTLNHLAPALHPRFTGLSSLDELDKQVAAWRDAVADGSARGGDWPGFVNIPSKIGQVAAVRTLAAHRRAADLDRGILLAAVCPGMMNTPTSALWWDVRDAPSPAQAAAGLLDLVFRPVDPAHYGELVRHGEVLPWSPVPAG, translated from the coding sequence ATGAACGCGAAAGCCGCCCTCGTCACCGGCGCCACCCAGGGCCTCGGCCTCGCCCTCGTCGAAGGGCTCGCCCAGCGGTTGTCCCCCGCGGACACCGTCTACCTCACCGGCCGCGACGCCGCGCGCGTCGGCCAAGCCGTCGAAGCCATGCCCGCCGGCGGTGCCGAAATCCGCGGCGAAGTCCTCGACGTCGCCGACCCCGAAGCGGCCGCGCGGCTCGCCCGGCGGCTGCGGGAGCGCCACGGCGGCGTCGACGTCGTGATCGGCAACGCCGTCATGCGCGTCGGCCCGGACGACGACCCGCGCGAGATCGTCGCGGAGTACGCCGAGGTCAACAACTTCGGCACCACCCGGCTGCTGCGGGCCTTCGCGCCGCTGCTGCGCGACGACGGCCGGTTCCTCGTCGTGGCCAGCTCGTTCGGCACGCTGAACCACCTCGCGCCCGCGCTGCACCCGCGGTTCACCGGACTGTCCTCTTTGGACGAATTGGACAAGCAGGTCGCCGCGTGGCGTGACGCGGTCGCCGACGGTAGCGCCCGCGGCGGCGACTGGCCGGGCTTCGTCAACATACCGTCCAAGATCGGCCAGGTCGCGGCCGTGCGCACGCTGGCCGCGCACCGGCGGGCGGCCGACCTGGACCGCGGGATCCTGCTCGCCGCCGTCTGCCCCGGGATGATGAACACCCCGACCTCCGCCCTGTGGTGGGACGTGCGGGACGCGCCCAGCCCCGCGCAGGCCGCGGCCGGGCTCCTCGACCTCGTGTTCCGGCCCGTCGATCCCGCCCACTACGGCGAGCTGGTCCGCCACGGCGAGGTCCTGCCCTGGTCACCCGTCCCGGCGGGCTGA
- a CDS encoding GNAT family N-acetyltransferase, whose protein sequence is MKIRSTTGQDLDAFVTTFHTALGNFPETPGAAGGVWWSALEMDRNLLAVTPEGQPVGTAGAYSFELTLPGGGLAPAAGVTAVGVLPTHRRRGVLSAMMRHQLAELRERGEFLAVLLASEAVIYRRFGYGPATYTQQLTVPHHQAGLALPRARTAAAAPGSVEVLARADCVETMEAVYDAYRRAQPGALSRPPRWWSSGAGKPPIAPAPRYVAVHRDAGGVADGYASYAIGGPRTLTVDEIITADDAVFTALARFLLGHDLVSDVVLKHVPPGHPLRWQLTDFRAGQVGDDTDWLWVRLLDVPRALTARGWSADGELVLDVTDPFLAERNRYLLTVRDGRAECATTGRDPDLSLDVSDLGSIYLGGTTPGTLVRAGHVEAHHPAAAGAADALFRTERAPHCLHWF, encoded by the coding sequence ATGAAGATCCGCTCGACCACCGGCCAGGACCTCGACGCCTTCGTCACCACGTTCCACACCGCGCTGGGGAACTTCCCGGAAACCCCCGGCGCGGCCGGCGGGGTCTGGTGGTCGGCGCTCGAAATGGACCGCAACCTGCTGGCCGTCACGCCGGAGGGACAACCGGTCGGCACCGCCGGCGCGTACTCCTTCGAGCTCACCCTGCCCGGCGGCGGCCTCGCCCCCGCGGCCGGGGTGACCGCCGTCGGGGTGCTGCCCACGCACCGGCGGCGGGGCGTGCTCAGCGCGATGATGCGCCACCAGCTCGCCGAGCTGCGCGAGCGCGGGGAGTTCCTCGCCGTGCTGCTGGCGTCCGAAGCCGTGATCTACCGCCGGTTCGGCTACGGGCCGGCGACCTACACCCAGCAGCTGACCGTGCCGCACCACCAGGCCGGGCTGGCCCTCCCCCGGGCCCGCACCGCGGCGGCGGCGCCCGGCTCGGTGGAGGTGCTGGCGCGCGCGGACTGCGTCGAGACGATGGAAGCGGTCTACGACGCCTACCGCCGCGCCCAGCCCGGTGCGCTGTCGCGGCCGCCGCGCTGGTGGAGCTCGGGCGCGGGGAAGCCCCCGATCGCCCCGGCGCCGCGGTACGTGGCCGTCCACCGCGACGCCGGCGGGGTCGCGGACGGCTACGCCAGCTACGCGATCGGCGGGCCCCGCACCTTGACCGTCGACGAGATCATCACCGCCGACGACGCCGTGTTCACCGCGCTCGCCCGCTTCCTGCTCGGGCACGACCTGGTGTCCGACGTCGTGCTCAAGCACGTCCCGCCCGGGCACCCGCTGCGCTGGCAGCTCACCGACTTCCGCGCGGGCCAGGTCGGCGACGACACGGACTGGCTCTGGGTCCGGCTGCTGGACGTCCCCCGCGCGCTGACCGCCCGCGGCTGGTCCGCCGACGGCGAGCTGGTCCTCGACGTCACCGACCCGTTCCTCGCCGAGCGGAACCGCTACCTGCTGACCGTCCGCGACGGCAGGGCCGAGTGCGCGACGACCGGCCGCGACCCGGACCTCTCCCTCGACGTGAGCGACCTGGGCTCGATCTACCTCGGCGGCACGACCCCCGGCACGCTGGTCCGCGCCGGCCACGTCGAGGCCCACCACCCGGCGGCGGCCGGGGCCGCCGACGCCCTCTTCCGCACCGAGCGCGCGCCGCACTGCCTGCACTGGTTCTAG
- a CDS encoding 4Fe-4S dicluster domain-containing protein, producing MSIEDRLSGPLPDVAGEAGHAGHPPRVGFFTDTSVCIGCKACEVACKEWNAVPEDGLDLLGMSFDNTGELGANTWRHVAFVEQPSPPSAPPPNAPEDLGMPTFDLPGAETGADGRTDFRWLMSSDVCKHCTHAGCLDVCPTGALFRTEFGTVVVQQDICNGCGYCVSGCPYGVIDRRPDDGRAQKCTLCYDRLHDGLEPACAKACPTDSIQFGELDELRERAAHRVEQLHERGVTEARLYGHDPADGVGGAGAFFLLLDEPEVYGLPPDPVVPTRELPAMWKYAGVAASALLAAAVAAFGGRRR from the coding sequence ATGAGCATCGAGGACCGGTTGTCCGGCCCGCTGCCGGACGTCGCCGGGGAAGCCGGGCACGCCGGGCACCCGCCGCGCGTCGGGTTCTTCACCGACACGTCGGTGTGCATCGGCTGCAAGGCCTGCGAAGTGGCGTGCAAGGAGTGGAACGCCGTCCCCGAAGACGGGCTCGACCTGCTCGGGATGTCGTTCGACAACACCGGCGAGCTCGGCGCGAACACGTGGCGGCACGTGGCTTTCGTCGAGCAGCCGAGTCCGCCCAGCGCTCCCCCGCCGAACGCCCCCGAGGACCTCGGCATGCCGACGTTCGACCTGCCGGGCGCGGAGACCGGCGCCGACGGCCGGACCGACTTCCGCTGGCTGATGTCGTCGGACGTGTGCAAGCACTGCACCCACGCCGGCTGCCTCGACGTCTGCCCGACCGGCGCGCTGTTCCGCACCGAGTTCGGCACGGTCGTGGTGCAGCAGGACATCTGCAACGGCTGCGGCTACTGCGTTTCCGGCTGCCCGTACGGCGTGATCGACCGGCGGCCCGACGACGGGCGCGCGCAGAAGTGCACGCTCTGCTACGACCGGCTGCACGACGGCCTCGAACCGGCGTGCGCCAAGGCGTGCCCGACCGACTCCATCCAGTTCGGCGAGCTCGACGAGCTGCGCGAGCGGGCCGCCCACCGCGTCGAGCAGCTGCACGAACGCGGGGTCACCGAAGCCCGGCTCTACGGGCACGACCCGGCCGACGGGGTCGGCGGTGCCGGCGCGTTCTTCCTGCTGCTGGACGAACCCGAGGTCTACGGCCTGCCGCCGGACCCCGTGGTGCCGACCCGGGAACTGCCCGCGATGTGGAAGTACGCCGGGGTGGCGGCCTCGGCCCTGCTCGCCGCCGCCGTCGCCGCCTTCGGAGGACGCCGCCGATGA